A single window of Microbispora hainanensis DNA harbors:
- a CDS encoding multicopper oxidase domain-containing protein — MTEKNSDVTRRLLSRRVFTTSAAAAAVITPFAVASQATAEPAGKTTPTTTSKTAGEPGEVRRITLYVDKFPDGQMGYGLEPGKPTIPGPLIEMIEGETLEIELVNNTDVTASLHVHGVDYETSSDGTRMNDSVVQPGGRYVYTWRTHAPTTRADGTIAPGSAGYWHYHDHVVGTDHGTGGILLGLYGPLVVRRTGDTLPDKTFTVVFNDMKTNNLTTAPDYTAKLGERVEFIVIAHGNLFHTFHIHGHRWADNRTGTLTNPDDQSRIIDTKTTGPAESFGFQIIAGEQVGPGMWMYHCHVQNHSDMGMAGMFIVTDANGNVPGHSMDDMPDHSTSGTPSPSTSDMPGHTMSGTSGHSMDAIPDHSMHGM, encoded by the coding sequence ATGACCGAGAAGAACAGTGATGTGACGCGACGCCTGCTGTCCCGGCGCGTCTTCACCACCAGCGCGGCCGCAGCCGCCGTGATCACACCGTTCGCCGTGGCGAGTCAGGCCACCGCGGAACCCGCCGGCAAGACCACCCCCACGACCACCAGTAAGACCGCGGGCGAACCGGGCGAGGTCCGCCGCATCACCCTCTACGTGGACAAATTCCCCGATGGGCAGATGGGCTACGGCCTGGAACCCGGCAAGCCCACCATCCCCGGCCCCCTCATCGAAATGATCGAGGGCGAGACCCTCGAAATCGAACTCGTCAACAACACCGACGTCACCGCCAGCCTGCACGTGCACGGCGTCGACTACGAGACGAGCAGCGACGGCACGCGGATGAACGACAGCGTCGTCCAACCCGGAGGCCGCTACGTCTACACCTGGCGCACCCACGCCCCGACCACTCGCGCGGACGGCACCATCGCCCCCGGCAGCGCCGGCTACTGGCACTACCACGACCACGTCGTCGGAACCGACCACGGCACCGGCGGCATCCTCCTCGGCCTCTACGGACCACTAGTCGTACGCCGCACCGGCGACACCCTCCCCGACAAAACCTTCACCGTCGTCTTCAACGACATGAAAACCAACAACCTCACCACCGCACCCGACTACACGGCCAAACTCGGCGAACGAGTCGAATTCATCGTCATCGCCCACGGCAACCTCTTCCACACCTTCCACATCCACGGACACCGCTGGGCCGACAACCGCACCGGCACACTCACCAACCCAGACGACCAAAGCCGAATCATCGACACCAAAACCACAGGACCCGCAGAATCCTTCGGCTTCCAAATCATCGCCGGCGAACAGGTCGGCCCGGGAATGTGGATGTACCACTGCCACGTACAAAACCACTCCGACATGGGAATGGCCGGAATGTTCATCGTGACCGACGCGAACGGAAACGTGCCGGGCCACTCCATGGACGACATGCCGGATCACTCGACGAGTGGGACGCCGAGTCCCTCCACGAGCGACATGCCGGGCCACACAATGAGTGGGACGTCGGGTCACTCCATGGACGCCATACCGGACCACTCCATGCACGGCATGTGA
- a CDS encoding glycoside hydrolase family 3 protein: MSATRDPLPGAADLSTRTGDPGLHRLAAGALLISFQGTTAPDWVLRGLEDGLGGVCLFGFNVADGEQIAALTARLNEAGRPVVSLDEEGGDVTRLAYHTGSVYPGNAALGAVDDVALTERVYHAMAADLARCGVNFDIGPVADVNTADDNPIIGTRSFGSTPDLVARHTVAAVRGLQSAGIAACVKHFPGHGATLQDSHLEIPLVDAPLDVLRERELVPFVAAIEAGAKSIMTAHVAVPELTGDLPATLSARALTWLLRRELGYDGVVLTDALDMHAISGSVGLAEGAVRALAAGADLLCLGPLPTAEDVRGMVDHIVDAVAEGRLAAERLEEAAARVERLRDWFDGTRPSPNGSSVNGEAANGEVVGLDAARRAVSLTGSAGPLTDPFVVEIDTPPTIAVGEVPWGIAPWLPEAEIVRVKPSEADAGELLGRARKRSLIVVVKDAHRHPDSRELVSALLAARPDAVVMEMGLPIWRPGAGAYIATYGAARANARAAVELLSGDPSTAGL; encoded by the coding sequence ATGTCCGCCACCCGCGACCCCCTGCCGGGGGCCGCCGACCTGTCCACGCGCACCGGCGACCCGGGCCTGCACCGGCTCGCGGCGGGCGCACTGCTGATCTCGTTCCAGGGGACGACCGCGCCGGACTGGGTCCTGCGCGGCCTGGAGGACGGTCTGGGCGGCGTCTGCCTCTTCGGGTTCAACGTCGCGGACGGCGAGCAGATCGCGGCGCTCACCGCCCGTCTCAACGAGGCGGGCCGCCCGGTCGTCTCGCTGGACGAGGAGGGCGGGGACGTCACCCGCCTGGCCTACCACACCGGGAGCGTCTACCCGGGCAACGCGGCGCTCGGCGCCGTGGACGACGTGGCCCTGACCGAGCGGGTCTACCACGCGATGGCCGCCGACCTGGCGCGGTGCGGGGTGAACTTCGACATCGGCCCGGTGGCCGACGTCAACACCGCCGACGACAACCCGATCATCGGCACCCGGTCGTTCGGCTCCACGCCGGACCTGGTGGCCCGGCACACGGTCGCCGCCGTACGCGGCCTGCAGTCGGCGGGGATCGCCGCCTGCGTCAAGCACTTCCCCGGCCACGGCGCCACCCTTCAGGACTCCCACCTGGAGATTCCGCTGGTGGACGCGCCGCTCGACGTGCTCAGGGAGCGCGAGCTGGTCCCGTTCGTCGCGGCGATCGAGGCAGGAGCGAAGTCGATCATGACGGCGCACGTGGCGGTTCCCGAGCTGACCGGGGACCTGCCGGCCACGCTCAGCGCGCGGGCGCTGACCTGGCTGCTGCGCCGCGAGCTGGGCTACGACGGCGTCGTGCTCACCGACGCCCTCGACATGCACGCGATCAGCGGGAGCGTGGGGCTCGCGGAGGGCGCGGTGCGGGCCCTGGCCGCGGGCGCCGACCTGCTGTGCCTCGGGCCGCTGCCCACCGCGGAGGACGTACGCGGCATGGTGGACCACATCGTGGACGCCGTCGCCGAGGGCAGGCTCGCCGCCGAGCGGCTGGAGGAGGCCGCCGCCCGGGTGGAGCGGCTGCGCGACTGGTTCGACGGCACGCGGCCGTCCCCGAACGGGTCGTCGGTCAATGGGGAGGCCGCGAACGGCGAGGTCGTCGGCCTGGACGCCGCCCGGCGCGCCGTGTCGCTGACGGGCTCGGCGGGGCCGCTGACCGACCCGTTCGTGGTCGAGATCGACACGCCGCCGACGATCGCGGTGGGCGAGGTGCCCTGGGGCATCGCGCCGTGGCTGCCGGAGGCCGAGATCGTCCGGGTCAAGCCGTCGGAGGCCGACGCCGGAGAGCTGCTCGGCCGGGCCCGGAAGCGTTCGCTGATCGTGGTCGTCAAGGACGCCCACCGCCACCCCGACAGCCGCGAGCTGGTCTCCGCGCTGCTCGCCGCCCGCCCGGACGCCGTCGTGATGGAGATGGGCCTGCCGATCTGGCGGCCCGGCGCCGGGGCCTACATCGCGACGTACGGCGCGGCCCGCGCCAACGCCCGGGCCGCGGTGGAGCTGCTGAGCGGTGACCCCTCGACGGCCGGGCTGTAG
- a CDS encoding carbohydrate ABC transporter permease, producing MSPLARRRLGQAALNAAGVVVFLFAVFPVYWMVTTAFKPNDQIFTTSFIPFPSPPSMDHVSRVFTKGVAGHSIWQYLFNSTLVALSAVVIGAVFALLAATAVARFRFRFRTSFLILLLIVQMVPAEALLIPLFTMVKRLGLYDQLPGLIIINVGLTLPFSVWMLRTFVAAVPKELEEAAWIDGAGRFTTFWRVLFPLVAPGLVATSIFAFITTWNEFVFALTLIGDQGKYTMPVALQFFVGQRSTDWGGIMAASTLMTIPVLIFFLLVQRRMVSGLVAGAVKG from the coding sequence ATGAGCCCGCTCGCCCGCAGGAGGCTCGGACAGGCCGCGCTGAACGCGGCCGGGGTCGTGGTGTTCCTCTTCGCCGTCTTCCCCGTCTACTGGATGGTCACGACGGCCTTCAAGCCGAACGACCAGATCTTCACCACGAGCTTCATCCCGTTCCCCAGCCCGCCCTCGATGGACCACGTCTCGCGGGTCTTCACCAAGGGCGTCGCCGGCCACTCCATCTGGCAGTACCTCTTCAACAGCACTCTCGTGGCGCTCAGCGCCGTCGTGATCGGCGCGGTGTTCGCGCTGCTCGCGGCGACCGCAGTGGCGAGGTTCCGCTTCCGGTTCCGCACGTCGTTCCTGATCCTGCTGCTGATCGTGCAGATGGTGCCGGCCGAGGCGCTGCTGATCCCGCTGTTCACCATGGTCAAGCGGCTCGGCCTGTACGACCAGCTGCCCGGCCTGATCATCATCAACGTCGGCCTGACGCTGCCGTTCTCCGTCTGGATGCTGCGCACGTTCGTCGCGGCCGTGCCCAAGGAGCTGGAGGAGGCCGCCTGGATCGACGGCGCCGGCCGCTTCACCACCTTCTGGCGGGTGCTGTTCCCGCTGGTCGCCCCGGGCCTGGTCGCCACCAGCATCTTCGCCTTCATCACCACCTGGAACGAGTTCGTGTTCGCCCTGACCCTCATCGGCGACCAGGGCAAATACACGATGCCGGTCGCGCTGCAGTTCTTCGTCGGTCAGCGGTCGACCGACTGGGGCGGGATCATGGCCGCCTCCACCCTGATGACCATCCCGGTCCTCATCTTCTTCCTGCTGGTCCAGCGGCGGATGGTCTCCGGCCTCGTCGCGGGTGCGGTCAAGGGATAA
- a CDS encoding ROK family transcriptional regulator yields MERRPGVPRLLREINDRAALELLLASGPLTRGQIGELTGLSKVTASQTLARLEERGLVEVVGEQAGNRGPNAALYGVIASCAYVAGLEVGPDRVSAAIADINGDVVAEVTASPEGQDDPVSLVHSAVVKACRSAKVALSRLRGVVIGTPGVVDPRTGDVRFSFDLPQWHEGIHEALARDLRRDVTIENDVNLAAIAERAKGSAREVDDFVLVWVGRGIGLAVVLGGRLHRGRSGSAGEIGYLPVPGVPLADDVRAVPGRLPSLGGGLQSLVSSEAVTELARGHGFAGDTAADCVTAAVAAGTAGEPLLDEVASRLALGVASVCVVLDPGLVVLAGEVCRAGGAALTSRVEEAVARICPVPPKVVTSQVEGNPVLRGAVLAALDQAREEIFTA; encoded by the coding sequence ATGGAGCGACGTCCTGGCGTGCCCCGGCTGCTCCGGGAGATCAACGACCGGGCCGCCCTGGAACTGCTGCTCGCCTCGGGTCCGCTGACCCGCGGCCAGATCGGGGAGCTCACCGGCCTGTCCAAGGTCACCGCGTCCCAGACGCTGGCGCGTCTGGAGGAGCGCGGCCTGGTGGAGGTCGTGGGGGAGCAGGCGGGCAACCGCGGACCCAACGCCGCGCTGTACGGCGTGATCGCCTCCTGCGCGTACGTCGCGGGGCTGGAGGTCGGCCCCGACCGGGTGTCGGCGGCGATCGCCGACATCAACGGCGACGTGGTGGCCGAGGTGACGGCCTCCCCCGAGGGGCAGGATGACCCGGTCTCGCTGGTGCACTCGGCCGTTGTGAAGGCGTGCAGGAGTGCGAAGGTCGCGCTGTCGCGGCTGCGCGGCGTGGTCATCGGCACGCCCGGCGTCGTCGATCCCCGCACGGGGGACGTGCGGTTCTCCTTCGACCTGCCGCAATGGCACGAGGGCATCCATGAGGCGCTCGCGCGCGACCTGCGCAGGGACGTCACGATCGAGAACGACGTCAACCTCGCCGCGATCGCGGAACGCGCGAAGGGCTCCGCCCGGGAGGTGGACGACTTCGTGCTCGTGTGGGTGGGCCGGGGCATCGGCCTGGCCGTCGTGCTGGGCGGACGGCTGCACCGTGGCCGGTCGGGCAGTGCGGGGGAGATCGGCTACCTGCCGGTGCCCGGGGTGCCGCTCGCCGACGACGTCAGAGCGGTGCCCGGGCGCCTGCCGTCCCTCGGGGGCGGCCTGCAGTCGCTGGTCAGCTCCGAGGCCGTCACCGAGCTGGCCCGTGGGCACGGCTTCGCCGGGGACACCGCCGCCGACTGCGTCACCGCGGCCGTCGCGGCCGGGACCGCGGGCGAGCCGCTGCTCGACGAGGTCGCCTCGCGGCTCGCCCTTGGTGTGGCGTCGGTGTGCGTGGTGCTCGACCCCGGCCTCGTGGTGCTGGCCGGAGAGGTCTGCCGCGCCGGTGGGGCGGCGCTGACCAGCAGGGTGGAGGAGGCGGTCGCGCGCATCTGCCCGGTCCCCCCGAAGGTCGTCACGAGCCAGGTTGAGGGCAACCCGGTGTTGCGCGGCGCCGTTCTCGCCGCGCTCGACCAGGCCCGCGAGGAGATCTTCACGGCATAG
- a CDS encoding carbohydrate ABC transporter permease: protein MSTLARGGADTSAPSRRSRKGARGPGLSPKAVPYVLLLPGLLVIAVLLLYPLYQMVEMSFHKVGLRQIKAVNPAPADFVGWDNYTQILDSDLFWSSLRNTVAFAVVTVALTLILGTLVGLLLNKLGPKMSTFVVVGIMAAWATPPTAQAIVWKWLFDSDSGIVNWTLNLLPDWLSNLVFGHADWSGYPWFNDTLTLYFVLIVAVVWASFPFIAVSVLAGLKSIPSELYEAAKMDGSGAVHTFRRITLPLLKPVFSVLVVLSIIWDFKVFTQLYLLAGGTVNRDAFNLSLWSYAEAFSSPPKMGLGAAIAVVLTVILLLITFVYVRQIVKTEDDIR from the coding sequence ATGTCAACCCTCGCCCGGGGCGGAGCCGACACCTCCGCCCCGTCGCGGCGCAGTCGCAAGGGGGCGCGCGGGCCGGGGCTGTCCCCCAAGGCCGTCCCCTACGTCCTGCTTCTGCCGGGCCTCCTGGTCATCGCGGTGCTGCTGCTCTACCCGCTGTACCAGATGGTCGAGATGTCCTTCCACAAGGTCGGACTCCGGCAGATCAAGGCCGTCAACCCCGCGCCCGCCGACTTCGTCGGCTGGGACAACTACACGCAGATCCTCGACTCCGACCTGTTCTGGTCGTCGCTGCGCAACACGGTGGCCTTCGCCGTCGTCACCGTCGCGCTGACGCTCATCCTCGGCACCCTCGTCGGCCTGCTGCTCAACAAGCTCGGCCCGAAGATGTCGACCTTCGTGGTCGTCGGCATCATGGCCGCCTGGGCCACCCCGCCGACCGCGCAGGCGATCGTGTGGAAGTGGCTGTTCGACTCCGACTCGGGCATCGTCAACTGGACGCTGAACCTCCTGCCCGACTGGCTGTCGAACCTGGTGTTCGGCCACGCCGACTGGAGCGGATATCCGTGGTTCAACGACACGCTCACGCTCTACTTCGTGCTGATCGTGGCCGTGGTGTGGGCGTCGTTCCCGTTCATCGCGGTGTCGGTGCTCGCGGGGCTCAAGAGCATCCCCTCGGAGCTGTACGAGGCGGCGAAGATGGACGGCTCGGGCGCGGTCCACACGTTCCGGAGGATCACCCTTCCGCTGCTCAAGCCGGTGTTCTCGGTGCTGGTCGTGCTGTCGATCATCTGGGACTTCAAGGTCTTCACGCAGCTCTACCTGCTGGCCGGCGGCACGGTGAACCGTGACGCGTTCAACCTGTCGCTGTGGAGCTACGCCGAGGCGTTCAGCAGCCCGCCGAAGATGGGCCTGGGCGCCGCCATCGCGGTCGTGCTGACCGTGATCCTGCTGCTGATCACCTTCGTGTACGTGCGTCAGATCGTGAAGACGGAGGACGACATCCGATGA
- a CDS encoding multicopper oxidase domain-containing protein: MTEKTSDVTRRLLSRRAFATTAAAAAAITPFAVASQATAEPAGKTTRKTAGEPGEVRRITLYVDKFPDGQMGYGLEPGKPTIPGPLIEMIEGETLEIELVNNTDVTASLHVHGVDYETSSDGTRMNDSVVQPGGRYVYTWRTHAPITRADGTIAPGSAGYWHYHDHVVGTDHGTGGILLGLYGPLVVRRTGDTLPDKTFTVVFNDMKTNNLTTAPDFTAKLGERVEFIVIAHGNLFHTFHIHGHRWADNRTGTLTNPDDQSRIIDTKTTGPAESFGFQIIAGEYVGPGMWMYHCHVQNHSDSGMAGVFKVTGGASEKVPLTVTATSRCVGSSAYVAVTAVNDGDVPATITLTTPYGTKTVADVAPGKQAYQSFNTRAGQIGAGKATVTGTSLINGKEVTTSYEAAYNAISCG; the protein is encoded by the coding sequence ATGACCGAGAAGACCAGCGACGTGACGCGACGCCTGCTGTCGCGGCGCGCCTTCGCCACCACCGCGGCCGCAGCCGCCGCGATCACACCGTTCGCCGTGGCAAGTCAAGCCACCGCGGAACCCGCCGGCAAGACCACCCGTAAGACCGCAGGGGAGCCGGGCGAGGTCCGCCGCATCACCCTCTACGTGGACAAATTCCCCGATGGGCAGATGGGCTACGGCCTGGAACCCGGCAAGCCCACCATCCCCGGCCCCCTCATCGAAATGATCGAGGGCGAGACCCTCGAAATCGAACTCGTCAACAACACCGACGTCACCGCCAGCCTGCACGTGCACGGCGTCGACTACGAGACGAGCAGCGACGGCACGCGGATGAACGACAGCGTCGTCCAACCCGGAGGCCGCTACGTCTACACCTGGCGCACCCACGCCCCCATCACACGCGCGGACGGCACCATCGCCCCCGGCAGCGCCGGCTACTGGCACTACCACGACCACGTCGTCGGAACCGACCACGGCACCGGCGGCATCCTCCTCGGCCTCTACGGACCACTAGTCGTACGCCGCACCGGCGACACCCTCCCCGACAAAACCTTCACCGTCGTCTTCAACGACATGAAAACCAACAACCTCACCACCGCACCCGACTTCACCGCCAAACTCGGCGAACGAGTCGAATTCATCGTCATCGCCCACGGCAACCTCTTCCACACCTTCCACATCCACGGACACCGCTGGGCCGACAACCGCACCGGCACACTCACCAACCCAGACGACCAAAGCCGAATCATCGACACCAAAACCACAGGACCCGCAGAATCCTTCGGCTTCCAAATCATCGCCGGCGAATACGTCGGCCCGGGAATGTGGATGTACCACTGCCACGTACAAAACCACTCCGACTCGGGAATGGCCGGGGTGTTCAAGGTCACCGGCGGCGCGAGCGAAAAGGTGCCGCTGACCGTTACCGCCACGTCTCGTTGCGTGGGCTCGTCGGCGTACGTCGCGGTCACGGCCGTCAACGACGGCGACGTGCCGGCGACGATCACACTGACCACCCCGTACGGCACCAAGACCGTGGCCGACGTGGCCCCGGGCAAGCAGGCCTACCAGTCCTTCAACACCCGGGCCGGGCAGATCGGCGCGGGCAAGGCCACCGTGACCGGTACGTCGCTCATCAACGGCAAAGAGGTCACCACGTCCTACGAGGCCGCATACAACGCGATCAGCTGCGGCTGA
- a CDS encoding cupredoxin domain-containing protein has protein sequence MALVILAVALPTVWLSGVGAAAQDQGQRAGLAAEQTLVWTADNSYTEYKSAPTTATAGLVTIVFETNASTGNTYGMTHTLTFDDDSPGYNHDVDVNIMASPFDTSGGRHEVQVTLTPGTYRYYCEIPGHAGMVGELVVTSAEPTDTTPPQVSASVTGDKNADGDYVGSAAVTISATDDESGVETVEYALDGGAFQAYSAPVPVDQVGEHTVRYRATDKAGNTSEVQSVTFTVVAPQPEDTTPPEVSASVSGDKNADGDYVDSATVTISATDSESGVETVEYALDGGAFQAYSAPVPVDQVGEHTVRYRATDKAGNTSEVQSVTFTVVATPPAETPLTVTAASRCVGSSAYVAVTAVNDGDVPATITLTTPYGTKTVADVAPGKQAYQSFNTRAGQIGAGKATVTGTSLINGEQVTTSYEAAYNAISCG, from the coding sequence ATGGCGTTGGTGATCCTGGCTGTGGCACTGCCGACGGTATGGCTGTCGGGAGTCGGTGCCGCGGCACAGGACCAGGGTCAGCGGGCCGGCCTGGCGGCGGAGCAGACGCTCGTCTGGACCGCCGACAACAGCTACACCGAATACAAGTCCGCGCCGACCACGGCGACGGCCGGCCTCGTGACGATCGTCTTCGAGACCAACGCGTCGACCGGCAACACCTACGGCATGACGCACACGCTGACGTTCGACGACGACAGCCCCGGCTACAACCACGACGTCGACGTCAACATCATGGCCAGCCCCTTCGACACGAGCGGGGGCAGGCACGAGGTTCAGGTGACCCTCACCCCCGGAACGTACCGCTACTACTGCGAGATCCCCGGTCACGCGGGAATGGTCGGCGAGCTCGTGGTCACCAGCGCCGAACCCACCGACACGACGCCGCCGCAGGTGTCGGCGTCGGTGACGGGCGACAAGAACGCCGACGGCGACTACGTGGGTTCCGCCGCGGTGACCATCTCCGCGACCGACGACGAGTCGGGGGTGGAGACGGTGGAGTACGCCTTGGACGGTGGTGCGTTCCAGGCCTACTCGGCTCCGGTGCCGGTGGATCAGGTCGGCGAGCACACGGTGCGCTACCGGGCGACCGACAAGGCCGGCAACACCTCCGAGGTGCAGTCGGTGACGTTCACGGTAGTGGCCCCGCAGCCGGAGGACACCACCCCGCCCGAGGTGTCGGCGTCGGTGTCGGGCGACAAGAACGCCGACGGCGACTACGTGGATTCCGCCACGGTGACCATCTCCGCGACCGACAGCGAGTCGGGGGTGGAGACGGTGGAGTACGCCTTGGACGGTGGTGCGTTCCAGGCCTACTCGGCTCCGGTGCCGGTGGATCAGGTCGGCGAGCACACGGTGCGCTACCGGGCGACCGACAAGGCCGGCAACACCTCCGAGGTGCAGTCGGTGACGTTCACGGTGGTCGCGACGCCGCCCGCCGAGACACCGCTGACCGTTACCGCCGCGTCTCGTTGTGTGGGCTCGTCGGCGTACGTGGCGGTCACGGCCGTCAACGACGGCGACGTGCCGGCGACGATCACACTGACCACCCCGTACGGCACCAAGACCGTGGCCGACGTGGCCCCGGGCAAGCAGGCCTACCAGTCCTTCAACACCCGGGCCGGGCAGATCGGCGCGGGCAAGGCCACCGTGACCGGTACGTCGCTCATCAACGGCGAGCAGGTCACCACGTCCTACGAGGCCGCATACAACGCGATCAGCTGCGGCTGA
- a CDS encoding endonuclease/exonuclease/phosphatase family protein: MTETSGQPHTPPARGLPAPPWPLVMLATGVTLLIDVVRVFLPSLITLYGRAGETAPAGMGTYAALWFVLPFAAVPAARFASPRIVGVVGAVALVAARLGLQAADGGTPQLLLASAGVTAGLVFLYGCARTTAGTWVPAGLIGGLAGASILHLALDRVDLVWRDGPLPWIAVAALCAAFLWSVRLSPASPVPAPAAVWFVFGPVLMLAGMYCGGAATLAQDAGQHGAPLTALAVALQAAALCAAVVCAWTLSSGRPVPWGRAVSWSRIASWGRVAGVLLVAGVAAAEAGVPGVPALVATVALGACAGIAGRQGGTAAASTSGRASAADDTAGGVPERRAGRGGVAVLGGMLVFLVGAFLYYASFDADLGFPNALAPPAVAVLVAAVVFFREAPPQETTPTRRVPRRWVAIGLAAAVLTGLLTWQSPPATKTITGNEFTLVAYNIRMGFGLGGRLDLDHIAAWVATRRPDVVLMSEVDRGWLLNGGHDDLARIARGLGMRYYFAPAADRLWGDALLTNLPVAEIGSTRLGRHGYPTGAQAQSIVLRIGDREVGIVNTHLQEPRGQAPEAAAIARRLATGTLPSGTAGAGPRPVIVAGDLNTTPSDPQMRVLEAAGLSDPLRALGDPPTSPADAPVRRIDHVLISDGLTAVAAEAPRVPYSDHLPLVVRLRLN; encoded by the coding sequence ATGACCGAGACGTCCGGGCAACCGCACACCCCACCTGCCCGCGGGCTTCCCGCTCCCCCGTGGCCGCTGGTCATGCTGGCGACGGGCGTCACGCTCCTGATCGACGTGGTGCGGGTGTTCCTGCCGTCCCTCATCACCCTGTACGGCAGGGCGGGCGAGACCGCTCCCGCCGGCATGGGGACGTACGCCGCGCTGTGGTTCGTCCTGCCGTTCGCCGCCGTCCCCGCGGCGCGGTTCGCGTCGCCCCGGATCGTCGGTGTGGTGGGTGCGGTGGCGCTCGTCGCGGCCCGGCTCGGCCTCCAGGCGGCGGACGGAGGCACGCCCCAGCTCCTGCTCGCCTCCGCGGGGGTCACGGCGGGGCTGGTCTTCCTCTACGGCTGCGCGCGGACGACGGCGGGCACGTGGGTGCCGGCCGGGCTGATCGGCGGCCTGGCCGGTGCGTCGATCCTCCACCTGGCCCTCGACCGGGTGGACCTCGTCTGGCGGGACGGCCCGCTCCCCTGGATCGCCGTCGCCGCGCTCTGCGCCGCCTTCCTCTGGTCCGTACGGCTCTCGCCCGCGTCGCCCGTCCCCGCCCCGGCGGCCGTCTGGTTCGTCTTCGGCCCGGTGCTCATGCTCGCGGGCATGTACTGCGGCGGCGCGGCCACGCTCGCGCAGGACGCCGGGCAGCACGGTGCGCCCTTGACCGCCCTGGCGGTCGCGCTCCAGGCCGCGGCGCTGTGCGCGGCCGTCGTCTGCGCATGGACACTGTCGTCGGGCCGGCCTGTGCCGTGGGGCCGAGCCGTGTCCTGGAGCCGGATCGCGTCGTGGGGCCGGGTGGCCGGGGTCCTCCTCGTCGCCGGGGTGGCGGCGGCCGAGGCCGGCGTGCCGGGCGTACCCGCCCTCGTGGCGACGGTCGCACTCGGGGCCTGCGCCGGCATCGCCGGACGCCAAGGGGGCACCGCCGCCGCAAGCACAAGCGGGCGCGCAAGCGCTGCCGACGACACGGCCGGAGGCGTCCCGGAGCGCAGAGCCGGGCGCGGGGGCGTCGCGGTGCTGGGCGGGATGCTCGTGTTCCTGGTCGGGGCGTTCCTCTACTACGCGTCCTTCGACGCCGACCTGGGCTTCCCCAACGCGCTGGCCCCGCCGGCCGTGGCCGTCCTCGTCGCCGCCGTCGTCTTCTTCCGGGAAGCCCCACCGCAAGAGACCACCCCGACGAGGCGAGTGCCGCGCCGGTGGGTGGCGATCGGGCTTGCGGCGGCCGTCCTGACCGGCCTGCTCACCTGGCAGTCGCCGCCCGCGACGAAGACGATCACCGGGAACGAGTTCACCCTCGTCGCGTACAACATCCGGATGGGCTTCGGGCTCGGCGGACGGCTCGACCTCGACCACATCGCCGCCTGGGTCGCGACGCGGCGTCCCGACGTGGTGCTGATGAGCGAGGTCGACCGGGGCTGGCTGCTGAACGGCGGGCACGACGACCTGGCGAGGATCGCCCGCGGCCTGGGCATGCGCTACTACTTCGCGCCCGCCGCCGACCGCCTCTGGGGCGACGCGCTGCTCACGAACCTGCCCGTCGCCGAGATCGGCTCGACCCGGCTCGGACGGCACGGGTATCCGACCGGCGCCCAGGCCCAGTCGATCGTGCTGAGGATCGGCGACCGTGAGGTGGGCATCGTCAACACGCACCTGCAGGAGCCGCGCGGGCAGGCGCCCGAGGCGGCGGCGATCGCCCGGCGGCTCGCCACGGGCACCCTCCCGTCCGGCACCGCAGGCGCCGGCCCGCGACCGGTGATCGTGGCCGGCGACCTCAACACGACGCCGTCCGACCCCCAGATGCGCGTGCTGGAGGCCGCCGGCCTGTCCGATCCGCTGCGGGCGCTCGGCGACCCGCCGACCTCTCCCGCCGACGCTCCCGTGCGGCGCATCGACCACGTGCTGATCTCGGACGGGCTCACCGCCGTGGCGGCCGAGGCACCCCGCGTGCCCTACTCCGACCACCTCCCGCTCGTCGTACGGCTCCGGCTGAATTAG